The following coding sequences lie in one Frigoribacterium sp. SL97 genomic window:
- a CDS encoding DEAD/DEAH box helicase, translating into MSDTTEQAPSDATEQADTTPTFADLGLSDQVLKAIREIGYETPSAIQAATIPTLLDGRDVVGLAQTGTGKTAAFALPILSRLDVSAKKPQALVLSPTRELALQVCEAFEQFASGMRGVHVLPVYGGQAYGVQLSALRRGVHVVVGTPGRIMDHLAKGTLDLSELKYLVLDEADEMLKMGFAEDVETILADTPDDKQVALFSATMPPQIRRISKQYLNDAEEITVKAKTTTSVNTTQRYLMVSYPQKVDALTRILEVENFEGMIIFVRTKSETETLAEKLRARGYSAAAISGDVAQAQRERTVNQLKSGKLDILVATDVAARGLDVDRISHVVNYDIPIDTESYVHRIGRTGRAGRSGAAISFVTPRERRLLGAIEKATRQPLTQMQLPTVEDVNSTRLTRFDDAITEALSQDSRISAFRDIISHYVEHHDVPEADVAAALAVVAQGETPLLLDPKDERPQRDERPLRERDDRAPRAGRDDDRGERRERGPRTSKPMTAYRIEVGRRHRVEPRQIVGALANEGGLSRDDFGAIQIRPDFSVVELASDVSSDMLDRLSDTRISGKLIEIKPDRRGGAPRRDDRPDRSQGGERPARKPRY; encoded by the coding sequence ATGAGTGACACCACCGAGCAAGCCCCGAGCGACGCCACAGAGCAAGCCGACACGACGCCGACGTTCGCCGATCTGGGCTTGAGCGACCAGGTCCTGAAGGCCATCCGCGAGATCGGCTACGAGACCCCTTCGGCCATCCAGGCCGCCACGATCCCCACCCTGCTCGACGGCCGCGACGTCGTCGGACTCGCGCAGACCGGCACCGGCAAGACCGCGGCCTTCGCCCTGCCCATCCTCTCGCGCCTCGACGTGTCGGCCAAGAAGCCGCAGGCCCTCGTGCTGTCGCCGACGCGCGAACTCGCGTTGCAGGTCTGCGAGGCGTTCGAGCAGTTCGCCTCCGGCATGCGCGGCGTCCACGTCCTGCCCGTCTACGGCGGCCAGGCGTACGGCGTCCAGCTGAGCGCGCTCCGCCGCGGCGTCCACGTCGTCGTCGGCACGCCCGGTCGCATCATGGACCACCTCGCCAAGGGCACCCTCGACCTCAGCGAACTCAAGTACCTCGTGCTCGACGAGGCCGACGAGATGCTGAAGATGGGCTTCGCGGAGGACGTCGAGACGATCCTCGCCGACACCCCCGACGACAAGCAGGTGGCCCTGTTCTCGGCCACCATGCCGCCCCAGATCCGTCGCATCTCGAAGCAGTACCTCAACGACGCCGAAGAGATCACGGTCAAGGCCAAGACCACGACCTCGGTCAACACGACCCAGCGCTACCTGATGGTGTCGTACCCGCAGAAGGTCGACGCTCTGACGCGCATCCTCGAGGTCGAGAACTTCGAGGGCATGATCATCTTCGTCCGCACGAAGAGCGAGACCGAGACCCTCGCCGAGAAGCTGCGTGCCCGCGGCTACTCGGCCGCGGCGATCAGCGGTGACGTCGCCCAGGCCCAGCGCGAGCGCACGGTCAACCAGCTGAAGAGCGGCAAGCTCGACATCCTCGTGGCGACCGACGTCGCGGCCCGCGGTCTCGACGTCGACCGCATCAGCCACGTCGTCAACTACGACATCCCGATCGACACCGAGTCGTACGTGCACCGCATCGGCCGCACCGGCCGTGCCGGCCGGAGCGGTGCCGCGATCAGCTTCGTCACGCCGCGCGAGCGTCGTCTGCTGGGTGCGATCGAGAAGGCCACCCGCCAGCCGCTCACGCAGATGCAGCTGCCGACGGTCGAGGACGTCAACAGCACGCGCCTCACCCGCTTCGACGACGCGATCACCGAGGCCCTGTCGCAGGACAGCCGCATCTCGGCGTTCCGCGACATCATCAGCCACTACGTCGAGCACCACGACGTGCCCGAGGCCGACGTCGCCGCCGCACTCGCCGTGGTCGCCCAGGGCGAGACGCCCCTGCTGCTCGACCCGAAGGACGAGCGCCCGCAGCGCGACGAGCGTCCGCTGCGCGAGCGCGACGACCGTGCCCCGCGCGCTGGTCGCGACGACGACCGGGGCGAGCGCCGTGAGCGTGGCCCGCGGACGTCGAAGCCGATGACCGCCTACCGAATCGAGGTCGGTCGTCGTCACCGTGTCGAGCCGCGTCAGATCGTGGGTGCCCTGGCGAACGAGGGCGGCCTGAGCCGCGACGACTTCGGGGCGATCCAGATCCGCCCCGACTTCTCGGTCGTCGAGCTCGCCTCGGACGTCTCGAGCGACATGCTCGACCGCCTGAGCGACACCCGCATCAGCGGCAAGCTCATCGAGATCAAGCCCGACCGCCGAGGAGGCGCGCCCCGCCGCGACGACCGCCCCGACCGGTCGCAGGGTGGCGAGCGGCCCGCCCGCAAGCCCCGCTACTAG
- a CDS encoding DNA-methyltransferase has protein sequence MQPTYRTASGRLFQADCLEVLAELDDESVDLVFADPPFNLGKVYGAGIDDSLDEDAYLAWCGRWIAECVRVLRPGGSFYLFNLPRWNIELGHVLNGEGMTFRHWVAVDIKYGLPIPNKLYPSHYSLLYYSKGKPSRFVRPRLPIQVCRHCGRDIKDYGGHRSKLHPDGINLTDVWLDIPPVRHRATKTRGANELSEKLLERVLTISSEPGDLVLDPFGGSGTTYAVAEKMHRHWVGAEIGDVQPIIRRLEGEDAQVELPGRGDTGRGDTGRGDAGRGVTAGAER, from the coding sequence GTGCAACCGACGTACCGCACCGCCAGCGGTCGACTCTTCCAGGCCGACTGCCTCGAGGTCCTCGCCGAGCTCGACGACGAGTCCGTCGACCTCGTGTTCGCCGATCCGCCGTTCAACCTGGGCAAGGTCTACGGCGCGGGCATCGACGACTCGCTCGACGAAGACGCCTACCTGGCCTGGTGCGGTCGGTGGATCGCCGAATGCGTCCGCGTGCTCCGGCCGGGCGGTTCCTTCTACCTGTTCAACCTCCCTCGCTGGAACATCGAACTGGGCCACGTGCTGAACGGCGAGGGCATGACCTTCCGTCACTGGGTCGCGGTCGACATCAAGTACGGTCTGCCGATCCCCAACAAGCTCTACCCGTCGCACTACTCGCTGCTCTACTACAGCAAGGGCAAGCCGTCGCGCTTCGTCCGTCCCCGCCTGCCGATCCAGGTCTGCCGGCACTGCGGCCGGGACATCAAGGACTACGGCGGTCACCGCAGCAAGCTGCACCCGGACGGCATCAACCTGACCGACGTCTGGCTCGACATCCCGCCCGTGCGACACCGGGCGACGAAGACCCGCGGGGCGAACGAGCTCAGCGAGAAGCTGCTCGAGCGCGTGTTGACCATCAGTTCCGAGCCCGGCGACCTCGTCCTCGACCCCTTCGGCGGGTCGGGCACCACCTACGCCGTGGCCGAGAAGATGCACCGACACTGGGTCGGCGCCGAGATCGGCGACGTCCAGCCGATCATCCGCCGCCTCGAGGGCGAGGACGCCCAGGTCGAGCTGCCGGGGCGCGGCGACACGGGGCGCGGCGACACGGGCCGCGGGGACGCCGGGCGCGGGGTGACCGCCGGGGCCGAGCGCTAG
- a CDS encoding threonine/serine ThrE exporter family protein has protein sequence MSDTRRPERPTPVKPRPPRVPKAPKGRPKGPAQSRLVNQHELRDVRARLRGTIYEGTTPEHGIGGDLYSPRQIVDFCLDLGDVMLSSGADVRSTEVAIVAVSTKWNLAPLELDITGTAITIQYAPAGVNPLVKTRVIYAEGSNLHRLSRVYQIVDDLLHDDRDMTEAVAGLVEVLKSPPRWPSWMTDLAMGLLGVSVTLQAGGTWQAAVGAFVVMIGIMTSGRGLTARGIPQFFVIGLQAASTAALGTLGIWAGLLTPGGAAALVAAVVVLVLPHPTIVTWAQDAISGFRSMAVGRALVIGLIVAGVVCGIPAGLAVTARFADIEVDPTNITLQALPLWLSLISSFAAASANSIAQGSTARMIPITIGVALVGNLSLFTLRQLGLPLMGATFVAATLLGALSTVAAARLRTAATVIAVPAFCGSLLPSLAVASSLLNFMAGNDGAEVDFVFSMLTTLAIGAGLVLGSLLATPGARRWLRRAKRVRVQSLHTDTTPISIIVPTVAAEAPVAEPSVASPRVAEPSVASPAPTPTAPIPVVPSATETVSKPSPTPERPRLADPTAPRLPGVALSTPVRSAEPPADAATSNG, from the coding sequence GTGTCGGACACCAGGCGCCCTGAGCGGCCCACCCCGGTCAAGCCCCGACCGCCGCGGGTGCCCAAGGCCCCGAAGGGCAGGCCGAAGGGGCCCGCCCAGTCACGACTGGTCAACCAGCACGAACTGCGCGACGTCCGGGCGCGACTGCGCGGCACCATCTACGAGGGCACGACGCCCGAGCACGGCATCGGCGGCGACCTCTACTCGCCCCGTCAGATCGTCGACTTCTGCCTCGACCTGGGCGACGTCATGCTGTCGTCGGGTGCCGACGTCCGCAGCACCGAGGTCGCGATCGTGGCCGTGAGCACCAAGTGGAACCTGGCCCCGCTCGAGCTCGACATCACGGGCACGGCGATCACCATCCAGTACGCCCCGGCCGGCGTCAACCCGTTGGTCAAGACCCGGGTCATCTACGCCGAGGGCTCGAACCTGCACCGGCTGTCGAGGGTCTACCAGATCGTCGACGACCTGCTGCACGACGACCGCGACATGACCGAGGCGGTGGCCGGCCTCGTCGAGGTCTTGAAGTCCCCGCCCAGGTGGCCCTCATGGATGACCGACCTGGCGATGGGCCTGCTGGGCGTCTCCGTGACGCTGCAGGCCGGCGGCACGTGGCAGGCCGCCGTCGGCGCCTTCGTGGTGATGATCGGCATCATGACGTCCGGCCGGGGGCTGACCGCCCGCGGCATCCCCCAGTTCTTCGTCATCGGCCTGCAGGCCGCATCCACCGCCGCACTCGGCACGCTCGGCATCTGGGCGGGGCTGCTGACCCCGGGAGGCGCGGCGGCGTTGGTCGCGGCCGTGGTCGTCCTCGTCCTGCCGCACCCCACGATCGTCACCTGGGCCCAGGACGCGATCTCGGGCTTCCGGTCGATGGCGGTCGGGCGCGCCCTGGTGATCGGGCTGATCGTCGCCGGGGTCGTGTGCGGCATCCCGGCCGGACTCGCCGTGACCGCACGGTTCGCGGACATCGAGGTCGACCCGACGAACATCACCCTGCAGGCTCTGCCGCTCTGGCTCTCGCTCATCTCGAGCTTCGCCGCCGCGTCGGCCAACTCGATCGCGCAGGGGTCGACCGCACGCATGATCCCGATCACGATCGGCGTCGCCCTGGTCGGCAACCTCTCGCTCTTCACCCTGCGCCAGCTCGGCCTGCCGCTCATGGGGGCCACGTTCGTCGCGGCGACCCTGCTCGGAGCGCTCTCGACCGTGGCCGCGGCTCGTCTGCGGACGGCGGCGACGGTCATCGCCGTGCCGGCGTTCTGCGGGTCGCTGCTGCCGTCGCTCGCCGTCGCGTCGTCGCTGCTCAACTTCATGGCCGGCAACGACGGCGCCGAGGTCGACTTCGTGTTCTCGATGCTGACGACCCTCGCGATCGGCGCGGGACTCGTGCTCGGCAGCCTGCTCGCGACCCCGGGCGCGCGCCGGTGGTTGCGCCGGGCCAAGCGCGTGCGGGTGCAGTCGCTCCACACGGACACGACGCCGATCAGCATCATCGTCCCGACGGTCGCCGCGGAGGCACCCGTCGCGGAGCCGTCGGTCGCGTCGCCCCGCGTCGCGGAGCCGTCGGTCGCGTCGCCCGCGCCCACGCCCACCGCACCGATCCCCGTGGTGCCGTCGGCCACCGAGACGGTCTCGAAGCCGAGCCCCACCCCTGAACGCCCGCGCCTCGCGGACCCCACGGCCCCCCGCCTGCCCGGGGTCGCTCTCTCGACTCCGGTCCGATCCGCAGAGCCCCCGGCAGACGCGGCGACCTCGAACGGCTAG
- a CDS encoding SDR family oxidoreductase, protein MSTTETPQTDSTRPAAPTVPGTALVVGASGITGTALVEQLTREGWDVLALSRRASSSDGVTGIAADLTSAESLRTALADAKPTHVFFAAWQKRDTEAENIAVNGAMVRDLLAALDHAPVRHVSLVTGLKHYLGPFEAYGTGDMPDTPFHEDEERLPYPNFYYAQEDELFAAAERQGFTWSVHRSHTVIGFAVGNAMNMGLTIAVQAALSKRLGRPFTFPGSETQWNSLVDVTDAGVLAEQMIWAATDPAGADEPFNIVNGDVFRWRWLWPRLAGHLGIDPALVEGFEGEPRPLEQQMAGLEQEWRDLVAEHDLAEPDLSRVASWWHTDGDLGRDIEVVTDMGKARDAGFTRYRRTEQAFVDLFERYRAARLIP, encoded by the coding sequence ATGAGCACCACCGAGACCCCCCAGACCGACAGCACCCGGCCCGCCGCCCCGACGGTTCCGGGCACCGCCCTCGTGGTGGGCGCCAGCGGCATCACCGGCACCGCCCTCGTCGAGCAGTTGACGCGCGAGGGGTGGGACGTCCTGGCCCTCTCGCGCCGCGCCTCCTCGTCCGACGGGGTGACGGGCATCGCCGCCGACCTGACGAGTGCCGAGAGCCTGCGCACGGCGCTGGCGGACGCGAAGCCGACCCACGTGTTCTTCGCCGCCTGGCAGAAGCGCGACACCGAGGCGGAGAACATCGCGGTGAACGGCGCCATGGTCCGCGACCTGCTGGCCGCCCTCGACCACGCCCCCGTGCGACACGTGTCGCTCGTCACCGGGCTGAAGCACTACCTCGGCCCGTTCGAGGCCTACGGCACGGGCGACATGCCCGACACGCCCTTCCACGAGGACGAGGAGCGCCTGCCCTACCCGAACTTCTACTACGCGCAGGAGGACGAACTCTTCGCCGCCGCCGAGCGCCAGGGGTTCACCTGGTCGGTGCACCGCTCGCACACCGTCATCGGGTTCGCCGTCGGCAACGCCATGAACATGGGGCTGACCATCGCCGTGCAGGCCGCGCTGAGCAAGCGCCTCGGCCGCCCGTTCACGTTCCCGGGCAGCGAGACGCAGTGGAACTCGCTCGTCGACGTCACCGACGCGGGCGTCCTCGCCGAGCAGATGATCTGGGCCGCGACCGACCCCGCCGGTGCCGACGAGCCGTTCAACATCGTCAACGGCGACGTGTTCCGCTGGCGCTGGCTGTGGCCCCGCCTGGCCGGCCACCTCGGCATCGACCCGGCCCTCGTCGAGGGCTTCGAGGGCGAGCCGCGTCCGCTCGAGCAGCAGATGGCCGGCCTCGAGCAGGAGTGGCGCGACCTCGTCGCCGAGCACGACCTCGCCGAGCCCGACCTGTCGCGCGTCGCCTCGTGGTGGCACACCGACGGCGACCTCGGTCGCGACATCGAGGTCGTCACCGACATGGGCAAGGCCCGCGACGCCGGGTTCACCCGGTACCGCCGCACCGAGCAGGCGTTCGTCGACCTGTTCGAGCGCTACCGCGCCGCCCGCCTGATCCCGTAG
- a CDS encoding APC family permease, with product MSTTNQQPPNPRSANQAQPPTTDTGESPTELKRAIGPKLLLLFIVGDILGTGVYALTGQVAAEVGGAAWLPFLIAFAVALVTAFSYLELVTKYPQTAGAALYVHKAFGIHFVTFIVCFVVMCSGITSASTASRAFAANLAAGIGVDLSNSAVMLIAMAFMLLVMAVNFRGVSESVKANVVLTLIELSGLVMVILIGFWFIAGGNADWGQVVLFETPGDKSLLLSVSTATSLAFFAMVGFEDSVNMAEETKDPSRVFPRVMLTGLGITAVIYVLVSICAVAIVPIGDLADNETPLVTVVNTAAPDFPIGGLLPFISMFAVANSALINMMMASRLLYGMSKQGVLPGFLGRVHRKRQTPWASIVFTTALSLVLIGYVSLSPESPIVAVLGGTTSLLLLTVFALVNVVVLVLRRDTVSHGHFRAGTVLPIVGVVACLWLVLPVSSGRGAEQYTIAGGLLAIGVVLWLVTFVSRRGKPVPSDAIADAERADPRA from the coding sequence ATGTCGACGACGAACCAGCAGCCCCCGAACCCCCGGTCCGCGAACCAGGCGCAGCCGCCCACGACCGACACGGGCGAGAGCCCCACCGAGCTGAAGCGGGCGATCGGCCCGAAGCTGCTGTTGTTGTTCATCGTCGGCGACATCCTCGGCACGGGCGTCTACGCCCTGACCGGGCAGGTCGCGGCCGAGGTCGGCGGTGCGGCGTGGTTGCCGTTCCTGATCGCGTTCGCCGTGGCCCTCGTGACGGCGTTCTCGTACCTCGAGCTCGTGACGAAGTACCCGCAGACCGCCGGCGCGGCCCTCTACGTGCACAAGGCGTTCGGCATCCACTTCGTGACGTTCATCGTGTGCTTCGTGGTGATGTGTTCGGGCATCACGAGCGCGTCGACGGCGTCACGGGCGTTCGCGGCCAACCTGGCGGCGGGCATCGGCGTCGACCTGTCGAACTCGGCGGTGATGCTGATCGCGATGGCGTTCATGCTGCTCGTGATGGCCGTGAACTTCCGCGGGGTCAGCGAGAGCGTCAAGGCGAACGTCGTCCTCACCCTGATCGAGCTGTCGGGCCTCGTCATGGTGATCCTGATCGGGTTCTGGTTCATCGCCGGCGGCAACGCGGACTGGGGCCAGGTGGTGCTCTTCGAGACGCCGGGCGACAAGTCGCTGCTGCTGAGCGTCAGCACCGCGACGTCGCTCGCCTTCTTCGCCATGGTCGGCTTCGAGGACTCGGTCAACATGGCGGAGGAGACCAAGGACCCGAGCCGCGTCTTCCCCAGGGTCATGCTGACCGGCCTCGGCATCACCGCCGTGATCTACGTGCTCGTCTCGATCTGCGCCGTGGCGATCGTGCCGATCGGCGACCTGGCCGACAACGAGACCCCCCTGGTCACCGTGGTGAACACCGCCGCCCCGGACTTCCCGATCGGCGGGCTGCTGCCGTTCATCTCGATGTTCGCCGTCGCCAACAGCGCCCTGATCAACATGATGATGGCGAGCCGGTTGCTCTACGGCATGAGCAAGCAGGGCGTGCTGCCGGGCTTCCTCGGCAGGGTGCACCGGAAGCGGCAGACCCCGTGGGCGTCGATCGTCTTCACGACGGCGCTCAGCCTGGTGCTGATCGGCTACGTTTCGCTCTCGCCCGAGTCCCCGATCGTGGCCGTGCTCGGAGGCACGACGTCCCTGCTGCTGCTGACGGTGTTCGCCCTGGTCAACGTCGTCGTCCTCGTGTTGCGTCGCGACACGGTGTCGCACGGACACTTCCGGGCGGGCACGGTCCTGCCGATCGTCGGCGTCGTGGCCTGCCTCTGGCTGGTGCTGCCGGTGTCTTCCGGTCGCGGCGCCGAGCAGTACACGATCGCCGGCGGCCTGCTCGCGATCGGCGTCGTCCTCTGGCTCGTGACCTTCGTGTCGCGGCGGGGGAAGCCGGTGCCGAGCGACGCGATCGCCGACGCCGAGCGCGCCGACCCCCGGGCGTAG
- a CDS encoding molybdopterin-dependent oxidoreductase: MSVRLSPPESSTSGPAPTPGPTDPMTPRAAGLWATLAGIVSMAAFLAAAEVVALVTGPTGSPLFAVGSAVVDLAPAGVKDVMVSLFGTGDKVALFVLMGVLLVVITGAAGYGEYRRQPIGKIAFVAGGALAVIAVLTRADAGQVDAIPSLVGTFAAVLLVDKLASRLRRWVRSTSAGWAEQTQPVPPLRGPGLERRSFLTYTVVTGVAAVVVGTGARVVNAGRANAAALRRALTLPRASVTEAAVPAGASLDVEGITPYVTPAADFYRIDTALQVPSIDPADWSLRIHGLVDREVTISFDELLALPLEEHMATLSCVSNDVGGDLIGNALWLGYPIRSLLERAGPNGGADMVLSRSIDGFSAGTPLDVLQDDGTDALLAVGMNGQPLPIEHGFPVRMVVPGLFGYVSATKWVVEMEVTRFSDAQGYWTPRGWDALGPVKLESRIDVPRDGASVDAGTVSIAGVAWQPHTGVEAVQVRIDGGSWLDATLADSVSADTWRQWVHRWDAGAAGSGSHTIDVRAQGADGTWQREQYVQPAPNGAEGWHRVTVEVA, encoded by the coding sequence ATGTCGGTCCGCCTGTCCCCACCCGAGTCGTCGACGTCCGGCCCCGCACCGACGCCCGGCCCCACCGACCCGATGACCCCCCGCGCCGCCGGGCTGTGGGCCACCCTCGCCGGCATCGTGTCGATGGCCGCGTTCCTCGCCGCCGCCGAGGTCGTCGCCCTCGTCACCGGGCCCACCGGCAGCCCGCTCTTCGCCGTCGGCTCGGCCGTCGTCGACCTCGCCCCCGCCGGCGTGAAGGACGTCATGGTTTCCCTGTTCGGCACCGGCGACAAGGTCGCCCTCTTCGTGCTGATGGGCGTGCTGCTCGTCGTCATCACCGGCGCGGCCGGCTACGGCGAGTACCGCCGCCAGCCGATCGGCAAGATCGCCTTCGTGGCGGGCGGGGCGCTCGCCGTGATCGCGGTCCTGACCCGCGCGGACGCCGGCCAGGTCGACGCCATCCCGAGCCTCGTCGGCACCTTCGCCGCCGTGCTGCTGGTCGACAAGCTCGCCTCGCGCCTCCGTCGGTGGGTCCGTTCGACGTCGGCCGGGTGGGCGGAGCAGACCCAGCCCGTCCCGCCGTTGCGCGGGCCCGGTCTCGAACGCCGGTCGTTCCTCACGTACACGGTCGTGACCGGCGTGGCCGCCGTCGTCGTCGGCACGGGGGCCCGCGTCGTGAACGCCGGCCGGGCGAACGCCGCGGCCCTGCGGCGCGCCCTGACGCTGCCCCGCGCGAGCGTGACCGAGGCCGCGGTCCCGGCCGGCGCCTCCTTGGACGTCGAGGGCATCACGCCCTACGTCACGCCCGCCGCCGACTTCTACCGCATCGACACGGCCCTGCAGGTGCCGTCGATCGACCCGGCCGACTGGAGTCTGCGCATCCACGGCCTGGTCGATCGCGAGGTGACGATCTCGTTCGACGAGCTGCTCGCCCTGCCGCTCGAGGAGCACATGGCGACCCTCAGCTGCGTCTCGAACGACGTCGGCGGCGACCTGATCGGCAACGCGCTCTGGCTCGGCTACCCGATCCGCTCGCTGCTCGAGCGCGCGGGGCCGAACGGCGGCGCCGACATGGTGCTGTCGCGCAGCATCGACGGCTTCTCGGCCGGTACGCCGCTCGACGTGCTGCAGGACGACGGCACGGACGCCCTGCTCGCGGTCGGCATGAACGGCCAGCCGCTGCCGATCGAGCACGGCTTCCCGGTGCGGATGGTCGTGCCCGGCCTGTTCGGCTACGTGTCGGCGACCAAGTGGGTCGTCGAGATGGAGGTCACGCGGTTCTCCGACGCCCAGGGCTACTGGACGCCTCGCGGCTGGGACGCCCTGGGGCCGGTCAAGCTCGAGTCGCGCATCGACGTGCCCCGCGACGGGGCATCCGTCGACGCCGGGACGGTCTCGATCGCGGGGGTCGCCTGGCAGCCGCACACGGGCGTCGAGGCGGTCCAGGTGCGGATCGACGGCGGCTCGTGGCTCGACGCGACCCTGGCCGACTCGGTCTCGGCCGACACGTGGCGCCAGTGGGTCCATCGCTGGGACGCCGGGGCCGCGGGCTCGGGGTCGCACACGATCGACGTGCGGGCGCAGGGCGCGGACGGCACCTGGCAGCGCGAGCAGTACGTCCAGCCGGCTCCGAACGGGGCCGAGGGCTGGCACCGCGTGACCGTCGAGGTCGCCTGA
- a CDS encoding putative quinol monooxygenase, which produces MSTTVHLELHVDPARLDLAHEIARETLVATRAWPGCQGLEVLIDDADPSVMIVVETWASSADHDAYVAWRATPEGANRLPEVLLAPPTTRTFAETVSLA; this is translated from the coding sequence ATGTCCACCACCGTCCACCTCGAACTGCACGTCGACCCCGCCCGGCTCGACCTCGCCCACGAGATCGCCCGCGAGACCCTCGTCGCCACGCGCGCCTGGCCCGGCTGCCAGGGGCTCGAGGTGCTGATCGACGACGCCGACCCGTCGGTCATGATCGTCGTCGAGACGTGGGCCTCGTCGGCCGACCACGACGCCTACGTCGCCTGGCGCGCCACGCCCGAGGGGGCCAACCGCCTGCCCGAGGTCTTGCTCGCGCCGCCGACCACGCGGACCTTCGCCGAGACGGTGTCGCTGGCCTGA